In Microbacterium foliorum, the following proteins share a genomic window:
- a CDS encoding ABC transporter ATP-binding protein has protein sequence MTEAHTLTAESVTLAYGDRTIIDGLDLAIAPGKITTIVGANGCGKSTLLRSLARLLSPTAGQIVLDGKSVHARPTKEVARILGLLPQSPVAPEGIAVADLVGRGRHPHQKMLARWSAHDYEIVADALEATGTTDLADRSVDELSGGQRQRVWIAMALAQETDILLLDEPTTFLDVAHQVEVLDLLTDLSVSRGTTIVMVLHDLNLAARYADELVAMKEGRVHATGAPQDVVTAQLVEEVFGLANQITIDPVSGKPMVTPIGRHHVR, from the coding sequence GTGACCGAGGCGCACACCCTGACGGCCGAGTCCGTCACCCTCGCCTATGGCGACCGCACGATCATCGACGGACTCGACCTGGCGATCGCCCCCGGCAAGATCACGACGATCGTCGGAGCGAACGGATGCGGCAAGTCGACGCTGTTGCGCTCGCTCGCGCGCCTGCTTTCGCCGACCGCCGGCCAGATCGTGCTCGACGGCAAGTCGGTGCACGCGCGCCCCACCAAGGAGGTCGCTCGCATCCTGGGTCTGCTGCCGCAGTCGCCCGTCGCGCCCGAGGGCATCGCCGTCGCCGACCTCGTCGGTCGTGGTCGGCATCCGCATCAGAAGATGCTCGCCCGCTGGAGCGCCCACGACTACGAGATCGTGGCGGATGCCCTCGAGGCGACCGGCACCACCGACCTCGCCGACCGCAGCGTCGACGAGCTCTCGGGTGGCCAGCGTCAGCGCGTGTGGATCGCGATGGCGCTCGCGCAGGAGACCGACATCCTGCTGCTCGACGAGCCGACCACGTTCCTCGATGTCGCGCACCAGGTCGAGGTGCTCGACCTGCTCACCGACCTGAGCGTCTCGCGCGGCACCACGATCGTCATGGTGCTGCACGACCTCAACCTGGCCGCCCGCTATGCCGACGAGCTCGTCGCGATGAAGGAGGGCAGGGTGCACGCCACCGGTGCTCCGCAGGACGTCGTGACCGCGCAGCTCGTCGAAGAGGTCTTCGGCCTCGCGAACCAGATCACCATCGACCCGGTCTCGGGAAAGCCGATGGTCACCCCTATCGGAAGGCATCATGTCCGCTGA
- a CDS encoding siderophore-interacting protein — translation MSAETTTERPTYVLARAEVRAVERVSPNFVRVTFGGDDLFEFGTPGDVFDSRIKIVFPPASGILPQLDRETDDWWGSFLAVPEEERGSMRTYSVRDLRVTDAGTELDVDFVLHLAPGLTGPASRWADAATAGQELFIVGPRRGVAAAAHGGAEYEPGTAASVLLAGDETAAPAIARILEDAPNDLRGCAFIEVPSPADILRIDAPAGVEVHWLPRDAGEPHGVRLIPAVLEYLGDADAADELDVKDIESEDLLWETPDYSGLGEEIAAADAPAERYFWIAGESGVVTTLRRHLVKDLGIDRSQVAFMGYWRRGVAMRG, via the coding sequence ATGTCCGCTGAGACGACGACCGAACGCCCCACCTACGTGCTGGCTCGCGCCGAGGTGCGCGCGGTCGAACGGGTGTCGCCGAACTTCGTGCGCGTCACGTTCGGCGGTGACGACCTCTTCGAGTTCGGCACGCCGGGAGACGTCTTCGACTCGCGGATCAAGATCGTGTTCCCGCCGGCATCCGGCATCCTTCCCCAGCTCGACCGCGAGACCGACGACTGGTGGGGGTCGTTCCTCGCCGTTCCCGAGGAGGAGCGCGGATCCATGCGCACCTACTCGGTGCGCGACCTGCGGGTGACGGATGCCGGCACCGAGCTCGACGTCGATTTCGTGCTGCACCTGGCACCAGGACTCACGGGTCCCGCGTCGAGGTGGGCCGATGCGGCCACCGCCGGCCAAGAGCTGTTCATCGTCGGACCACGTCGAGGGGTCGCTGCGGCGGCCCACGGTGGGGCCGAATACGAGCCCGGCACCGCTGCGTCGGTCCTTCTCGCCGGTGACGAGACTGCGGCTCCCGCGATCGCCCGCATCCTCGAGGACGCCCCGAACGACCTGCGAGGCTGCGCGTTCATCGAGGTGCCGTCGCCCGCCGACATCCTGCGCATCGACGCTCCCGCGGGAGTCGAGGTGCACTGGCTGCCCCGCGATGCCGGTGAGCCCCACGGTGTGCGGCTCATCCCCGCCGTGCTCGAGTACCTCGGCGATGCGGATGCCGCCGACGAGCTCGATGTGAAGGACATCGAGTCCGAGGACCTGCTCTGGGAGACGCCCGACTACTCGGGCCTCGGCGAGGAGATCGCGGCGGCGGATGCCCCCGCCGAGCGCTACTTCTGGATCGCCGGCGAGAGCGGCGTCGTCACGACACTGCGCCGTCACCTGGTCAAGGACCTCGGCATCGACCGCTCGCAGGTCGCCTTCATGGGCTACTGGCGCCGCGGCGTAGCTATGCGCGGCTG